Part of the Weissella coleopterorum genome is shown below.
TTTACCTCAGCCAGTGCAGCTCAAAGTTGGTTTGACGAACAAAAAAATAGTCAAGACCTGAGTTCTAGAAAATATTCTATTGCTTATGATGGCCAATTTAAAACGGATCCTGAAAAATACTACTTGTTTACTGATGGTGGCAGCCGTAATACGGGTAATGTAGCCGGAGGACACGTTAAGGCAACGGATAAAGCTGCCTGGGCCCTTGCGATCTATCGTGGTAATAATTTAACTGAGCCACTCTTTCAGGCTGCCGAGGCCTTCTTTGGGCGAACCAACAATGAAATGGAAATTTTAGCGGTCATTCATAGTTTAGAGCAAGCTCAAAAGGTTACGGCTCCTGTCGTGATCGTAAGTGATTCAAAATATGTTTTGGATAGTGTCACTAATTGGATGCATAATTGGAAAGCAGCAGGCTGGAAGAAAAGTACAGGAACCATTGCTAATCTGGAGTTATGGCAGAAGGTGGATCAATTGCTTCAACCCATTGCTGAACGTCTAGAATTCATCTGGGTTAAGGGACATGCGACCAGTGCTGGTAATGTGTTGGTAGATCGATTATTAAATGAGGCCATGGATCAATTAAAATAGTTTTTATGATTTATCAATCTTTGTATTGAGAACATCAGCTTGCTTAAAAATTTTTGCGGAAAGTTAATGATCTGATTACATGGGTATCTGCCCAACCAATGACTAATCCCTGACCGAAAAACGAGATTAAGGTTCCTAAATTAACTGATTTAATCGTACCGGAAACATACCAAATTGTGAGTGAAATGATCAGCGGGAAGGTAAAGTTAATGACTTGAGCCACAAAGGCATTTCCATGCAGGTATTTAAAACGGGTATACAAGACTAAATCATCAAGAGGATGCGTTATGACATTGACGCGCATGGTAATTGAAACGCCAGTTCCGACCATAATAATGGAAATTAGATCTAAAATAATCCGAAGCCAAAGTGGCGCACCAATGACGGGGGCAAACATTTGACTCGAAAAATTTACGAGATAACTAAAACAACTGACAAAAATTAAATTTCCCAGCAAATGTGGCCATGAAATTTCTTTAGTTAAAAGGATGAGGGTTAAAGCAGCTAAGATACCAAAGGTAAAAAGGAAGTATCCTTTTGGAATTAAGGTGAAGGCTTGAAGATTGGTAGCTGCAGCAGTCCAGGCAGCTGAACCCATATTAGTTGCCACGGCTAGTCCGTTGCCCAACCCATTATAGAATAAGCCTAAAAGTAAAAAAAGAATGGTTTCAGAGCCCTTGAGCGGCCGAGTTTGGTTATTTTGAATGTACATAGTAATAAACGATCCTCGCAAAAATGATTTTAATTTAATTTTAACCTATTAACTTTATAATGTAAGTAAATTGCCAGAATTGAGGTGAATTCTGATGACTAATACTTTACTTGAATGGTTTAATCAAATGATGACGGTTCATGGGACCTTGACTTGGGTTGAATTTTCAATTCTTTTTATTTTGATTTTAGTGGAGACCGGTGCCATTTTTGCTGGATTTATCCCGGGTGATACGATTTTAATTACTGCCGGAAGTATCGCTGGAGTTCATCATAATGTTTTGGAATTAGGAATTTTGATTTTACTATTTGCAGTAGCATCATGGCTGGGAGATGCAATTAATTATTATTTTGGAGCGTGGTTGATGCGCCAAGCCAGCCGAATTGCGTATATTGATCGGCATGTGAACGGCCCATTATTTCAAAACCTCATGCAACATTTTAATCGCAAACGCTGGTTCTTATTTGTTTTTGCGGGACGGTTTGTGCCATTTGTGCGAACGCTAGTTCCGCTAACGGTGCATCGTTTGGGGCTAAACTTTAAAACTTACTTATCCTTGGCCGCCGGCGCTAGCTTGGTGTGGTCATTGGTGATTACATCAATTGGGTATTTTTTCGGTCATTTAACCCTACCACATGGATTGAATTGGGCTATTTTAGGGCTCATGTTATTAGGATTTGGCCTCATGTTTAGTAATAAAAAATTTCGCCAAAAAGTAATTAATTTATTTATAGGGTTGGAAGCTTAAAAAATTGTTGAAACTTGTTAAAACCGGATCTAATCAGATGAAGGAAGATCCTTCAAATCCTGATTGGATCCGGTTTTTCGAGTTTTTTTATTTAGAATAAATTAGTTTAGAATTGGTTTGATAATTTGATCAATTTGATCTAATTCGGCTGATGTTAAATTATCAAGAGCGAGTACCCCAATATTATCAATAATTTGATCAGGCTTACTTGAACCAACTAAGACGCTCGTTACTTCAGGCTTTTGTAGTAACCACTTTAAAGCCATTTCAGCTAGAGTAATGCCACGTTCCGTAGCCATTGTATTTAATTTTTGAATGGCTGCTAATTTTTGGGGTGTTAGCATTGTCGCATTTAAGAAGCGAGGATCGTTACCAATCCGACTATCTTGTGGAATACCGTCTAAATACCGGTTTGTTAACTGTCCTTGTGCTAACGGACTAAATGTGATGAGACCTTTTTTTAATTGTGATCCGGTCGCTAAAAGTTCATTTTTTTCTACAGTTCGATCTAAAAGATTATAGCGATTTTGGTTGATAATAAAGGGGACATGTAGATCATCCAAGATTTCCGTGGCACGTTGTAAGGTAGGACCATCGTAATTAGATAGTCCAATATACAGCGCCTTTCCACTCTTAACAGCTTGGGCCAATGCCAACATTGATTCTTCAAGTGGGGTTTGAGGGTCCATGCGGTGATGGTAGAAGATATCAACATAATCTAACTGCATCCGATGTAAACTTTGATCGAGACTACTTAGTAATGATTTACGGCTTCCCCAGTTTCCATAAGGCCCATCCCACATCTCATAGCCAGCCTTGGTTGAGATAATTAGTTGGTCCCGGTAATTTTTGAGATCTTGGTGTAAAATACGACCGAAATTGGTTTCAGCTGCCCCAGGCTGAGGTCCGTAGTTATTAGCTAGATCAAAATGAGTTATTCCATGATCGAAAGCTGTATAAATTAAGTTCTGCATTTGGCTAAATTCCGTCTTTTCACCAAAATTATGCCATAATCCAAAAGAGAGGGCGGGCAGTAAGAGCCCACTATGGCCGGTTCGGCGATATTCCATGTGTTGGTAACGCTTAGGATTAGCTTGATACATATTATTGCTCCTTATTTTAATACTTGTTGTAATGCATCATGGGGATTCATGAGAGCATGACCAAGTAGTTTAGGTAAATCATTGGAAGTTTGAGATAATTGTCCATCGGCAATAATTTGTTGGTTGAAAGTGATAGCTGCAACCTGATCGTTGGGATATTTGGCGGCCGCTAATTCCACTTTCAACTGAGGGAAAGCAACGGATTTTACGGCGATAGAAGCTGGCATATAACCAAGTAATTCGGGATAGGTTTGAGCAGGTCCGGATAATTCATATACTGGTTGAGGATGGGTTAAGGTCAAAACATTGGCAGCAGCTTGGGCATATTCCGCTTCTAAGGCCCATCCCGCAGGTTGCCCATCAGTGGCATCAATGAATATTTTTTGTTCTAAAGCTGTTTTTAAAGTTGCAGTTTCGTTTTCTAAATACCAATTATTACGTAAGAAAGAAGTTGGAATATGAGTCGCTTGAAGAGCTTTTTCGGTGATTTGATGGTCAACGGCTAGAGGTGTCGTAGCAGTATCAGCATGTGGGAAACTAGTGTAGGCAATAAATTTAACGCCCGCTTCTTGTGCAGCACGGACCACATTCAAATGTTGGGTGCTCCGGCTAACAGCTTGCCCAGGTTGGGAAGAAATAAATAATAATTTATCAACGCCTTTTAGTGATGCTCGCATCGTGATATGCTCGTTAAAATCACCTTTTTTAATAATGACATTTTCTGGGACTATTGCTTTGGCTTTGGTAATATTTCGAGCCAATCCGATAATTTGGTCACCTGGTTGGATGATTTAACTGAGATGTTTGATTGCGGCTTGACCAAAGCGGCCGGTCACACTGGTAATAGCATAAGTCGTCATATTTTTACATCCTTTCCTTATTTTAAGATAGTAACAGAACCTTTTATCGTTATCATATACAGCTTTGAAAGCGGTGTCAATGAATACCTGTTTTTTGTTAAAATAGTAAAAATAAATATATTTGAAAGGAATTACAGAGATGTTATCACAGTTTGAATATCATTCACCGTTAGGGCCGATGACTTTACTCGTTGAGGCAGATGAATTAGTAGGATTATGGTTTAATGATCAACGGCATTTTGCTGCGCAATATGACTTAGAACAGATTGAAATTAAAGCAACACCACAAATTAGAACGGTTATTGATTGGCTCGATCAATATTTTGCGGGGCAACAACCTGATCCGTTTGCTATAAAACTAAAACCACAGGTTACGGAATTTAGAAGCCGGGTTCTTGAGGCACTTCAAGATGTTCCATATGGAACACAAACAACGTATGGTTCCCTAGGTCAAAAAATAGTCCTGGATCGAAAGCGGGCGCACTTTTACGCTCGGGCCATTGGTGGAGCTGTTGGTCATAACCCGATTTCAATAATAATTCCTTGTCATCGAATTTTGGGTCAGAACGGGGAACTGACTGGGTATGCTGGTGGAATTGAACGTAAAAAATGGTTACTCCAGCATGAGCGAATTAAATATAAAAAGCATAGCTAGTAAATTGCTCTGGAATGGAATATTATAAATGTAAAATAAATAGAATTTGAGGTGATGGAACGATGGAGAAAAGTGGATTTTCGGATTTTGAAAAAGAGGCTATGCGAGAGCGTGCATTGGTGCATGAGTTAGCACCAGAATTGCAAGCTAAAACGTGGTATGGTATGCCTGCTTACGCTAATGAAGAGGGTAAGGTAGTCTTGTTCTTTAAAGATGCATCTAAGTTCAAATCGCGTTATTGTACCCTAGGGTTTGAAGACGCTGCCCAGTTGGATGATGCAGCGATGTGGCCGACTTCATACGCCCTATTGGCTTGGAACGATGCCGTCGCTGCCCAGGTTGAAAATTTGATTTTAAGAGCCGCAGGTCACGCAATTAAATGAGCATAATTTGGTTAGCTGGGGCTAGCCATTTTTTAACGTGGTCCATAAATTAAAAGCAGGTTTAAGAAAAGCAATTTGCAGCTCCGGTAGCAAAAGACTTAGCTCTATATTTTAGAAAGTCGTAGCGTCAACCTTGTTATTGGGACCAATTACCGGAACTTAATGAAGCAGATACTTTAAAAATAATTGATCGTGGGGATAGGGCATGGATAATACACAAGGTGAACAAAAGATTCG
Proteins encoded:
- a CDS encoding DedA family protein — encoded protein: MTNTLLEWFNQMMTVHGTLTWVEFSILFILILVETGAIFAGFIPGDTILITAGSIAGVHHNVLELGILILLFAVASWLGDAINYYFGAWLMRQASRIAYIDRHVNGPLFQNLMQHFNRKRWFLFVFAGRFVPFVRTLVPLTVHRLGLNFKTYLSLAAGASLVWSLVITSIGYFFGHLTLPHGLNWAILGLMLLGFGLMFSNKKFRQKVINLFIGLEA
- a CDS encoding NAD(P)H-binding protein, whose product is MIQPGDQIIGLARNITKAKAIVPENVIIKKGDFNEHITMRASLKGVDKLLFISSQPGQAVSRSTQHLNVVRAAQEAGVKFIAYTSFPHADTATTPLAVDHQITEKALQATHIPTSFLRNNWYLENETATLKTALEQKIFIDATDGQPAGWALEAEYAQAAANVLTLTHPQPVYELSGPAQTYPELLGYMPASIAVKSVAFPQLKVELAAAKYPNDQVAAITFNQQIIADGQLSQTSNDLPKLLGHALMNPHDALQQVLK
- a CDS encoding ribonuclease H family protein, whose protein sequence is MIEIINGELKNMKTYAIVGNQYEGLYTQPWSTVQKYTQTKPAPRYKGFTSASAAQSWFDEQKNSQDLSSRKYSIAYDGQFKTDPEKYYLFTDGGSRNTGNVAGGHVKATDKAAWALAIYRGNNLTEPLFQAAEAFFGRTNNEMEILAVIHSLEQAQKVTAPVVIVSDSKYVLDSVTNWMHNWKAAGWKKSTGTIANLELWQKVDQLLQPIAERLEFIWVKGHATSAGNVLVDRLLNEAMDQLK
- a CDS encoding methylated-DNA--[protein]-cysteine S-methyltransferase — translated: MLSQFEYHSPLGPMTLLVEADELVGLWFNDQRHFAAQYDLEQIEIKATPQIRTVIDWLDQYFAGQQPDPFAIKLKPQVTEFRSRVLEALQDVPYGTQTTYGSLGQKIVLDRKRAHFYARAIGGAVGHNPISIIIPCHRILGQNGELTGYAGGIERKKWLLQHERIKYKKHS
- a CDS encoding aldo/keto reductase; its protein translation is MYQANPKRYQHMEYRRTGHSGLLLPALSFGLWHNFGEKTEFSQMQNLIYTAFDHGITHFDLANNYGPQPGAAETNFGRILHQDLKNYRDQLIISTKAGYEMWDGPYGNWGSRKSLLSSLDQSLHRMQLDYVDIFYHHRMDPQTPLEESMLALAQAVKSGKALYIGLSNYDGPTLQRATEILDDLHVPFIINQNRYNLLDRTVEKNELLATGSQLKKGLITFSPLAQGQLTNRYLDGIPQDSRIGNDPRFLNATMLTPQKLAAIQKLNTMATERGITLAEMALKWLLQKPEVTSVLVGSSKPDQIIDNIGVLALDNLTSAELDQIDQIIKPILN
- a CDS encoding DUF1801 domain-containing protein codes for the protein MEKSGFSDFEKEAMRERALVHELAPELQAKTWYGMPAYANEEGKVVLFFKDASKFKSRYCTLGFEDAAQLDDAAMWPTSYALLAWNDAVAAQVENLILRAAGHAIK